The following DNA comes from Methanothrix sp..
CGAACTTCCTCTCCCTATTGGAGCTCATATTTAGCAATGCCCCTGCCTTCTGATCTGGACCGGCATGAATTCTGAGCAATGCCCCGGGAACATACTGGAATATCTTGACCTTGCTCTTCCCCGGATTGCCTCCCAGGAGGGTCTGCGACTCGTATATCAGACGGAAGCGGCCCATGCCGGTGCCGTCGACGAGATAAAGCCGGCCCAGTGTGGTATCGAAGAATTTTCCTGTGTGAATGAGCGAGACCTGGTCTCCGCGATCCTCCCGCAGCATATAGCTGTTGACATCCTCACCTCCCCATTCTGCCAGGGAGGCGAGCTTGCCATAGGCTATGCTGTAATCGGCGAATACATATCTTGCTCCCCTGGAGTCCATGATCCCCGCCGCCTCGCTCTCGCTCTCCGTCAGGTAGAACCGGACGGCATCCTCCACCCCGGACTGGAAGTTGTTTGCCACCACTGCTCGCTCTGATAGATAGAGTATCCAGTTGCCATAATCCCACCAGCTCATCACACTGTACTCTGGAGCCTCTCTCGGATCGGCATAGAAGCTGGTCGTATTGCTATTCTCCTTCAGCCATAGCAGAGATTCATACCAGTCGCCTGCCACTGCCGGCGGGGTACTCTGAGCAAATGAGATGGCACCGATTGCCGTTGGCAGAATGAGCACGAGGATGACTGCCGCCGCCAGAGAACGCGGAGTCTTCTTCCCCTCCTCCTCCCAGCTCTTCTTGAGGTTATCCAGGATATAGAATGCCAATATGCTGATCAGCATCCCCATGTATATGGTGGATAGATACAGGAATCTGGACTGGCCGAAGGTGAGAACGAGGGAGTAGACCGCCCACATCAGGAAGAGCAGCAATGCCTGCCTCCCTTCGCCCTTCACTCCTCGCAGATAGATCATGGTGGCCGCGGCACCCGCCAGGGATAGCAGGATGTTCAATCCCAACCAGGAGAACATCACCTGAGAGAATGTCTCCATATTGTAGATCAAAGGCTCGGCCTCGCCGATCAGGCCGATCATCCCCCCGCCCCAGATGTATCCCAATCCCATGCGGATCAGGCTCTCCAGCCCGAACAGACCTCCCAATGGCCTGGAGAGGAGAATGAGGGCAAGGGATGCCACCAGGATGGCCAGGGGGAATGCCTTCCAGGATGCTCCCCTCCGCACCAGGAGGAGGGCCAGGGCGAGCATGATCGCCAGGGCGGCGAGTATGGCCGCCAATCCCAAGAAGGAGGGGGACATCCAGAGCGTATCTCTATAGGGCAGGACCAGGAGGAGGGCAAGGATGAATGCTGCCAGCAGGGTGGGAGCTACCCTCAATGGCGAGCCGTCCCGCAGCTCAAGGCTCAGGGCAACGGCAGCAATGAGCAGATAAGCGCCGAGATAGACATCCGCGCCCTGCCAGGTATAGGCCAGAGCAGCCAGAGCCACTCCACTGGCAGAGGCAAAAAGCCACCTTCTCTGGGGCCGGCTGACGGCCAGGATGAGGAAGAGCAGGGAGAGGAGCTGAAGAAATACCTCTAAAGAGTGATGGTCGGTGGCGGCAACCATAGTATACAGGAGGTAATAGGGGGCAAGGGCAGCCATAATGCTGGACAGAAGGGCAACCCGGTGGTCGAAGAGCTCACGCATCATATAGTAGACCACAACCAGGGCCAGAAGGCCGATGACCACCGGCACGAAGGCCGCCGTCATCTCCACCCCCGCTATTGTATTCTGGCCCAGAATGATACACAAAGCAGCAGATATCTGGTCGAAGAGGGGGGGCCAGCTTATGGAGAGGCCGTGAGGGTAGTTGAGGTAGGAGTCAAACCAGAGGACATCGGGAAAACTGCCTGCTCCATGCACTATCCTGCGCATATGATAGTATTCATCATAGCCCGGGAGCATTATGCCGTCTTCAGTAAGAGAGTTCCGCCCGGCAAAGAGCTTCAAGATCAGTCCGAAAAAAATGACAGCAATGAGCTCAAGCGGCTCGCTTCTCCTCCCCTGGTCCATGTTTCTTATCAAAGATATTCGATCAATATAAAGCCTTTGAGCAGCAATTCAAGTCAGGCGAATGGCCCCCTTCCTAAACATTAACGGGGGCTGTCAGCGGATGCTCATCGATCCCCGGCCCCTTCCCGATCATCCGGGCCTCATCGCAAAAGCCATCTAGGTTGGTATCATTGCAGCCCTCGTCTGGCTCATCATAATCGCTGTAATGATTTCCCATGGGCTTTGCAGCCTTGAACAATCCCAGCAGACCTCCCTCCTTCACCTCCATGCTCCACCGATTGCCACCAGTATCACTTGCCGGGACTCTGTTCTCCAGAAAATCGTTGCCGTAGATGGTGTTGTTCACTGCCCCCTCCTCGATGTAAATGCCATACCGATTCTTGTAGAGGATATTGTTCCGGATGATGTTATCAGAGGAGTCAACCAGTATCCCGGCATTGCCACATCCGCATCCCCCGGAGCCGGTGAGGTTGAAGCCCTCTATCCGGGTGCCATTGGCCCTCAATGTGATGGCAGTGGAGGATTTATTGGCGTCCACCACTGGGCGTCCGCCGCCGGTATCAAGGCCGATCAGGGCCACTGAGTGGAGGACATGGACGTGCTCTATATAATGGCCGCTTTGCACTTCAATAACATCTCCATCGCTGGCATTATTCAATGCCTGCTGGATGCTGCTATGATCTGCACCTTCGGGCGCCACCGAGATCCGGGCAGCGTTCGCATACCCTATGATCAGAATTAAGATAAGGATCATTATTATTGATCGTGCATGCATAAATCGTATTTTGACCCCATTTTCCTATTAGAACTTTTTCGTTAAGATCCCATATTCGTTAAGATCTCATATTTGTCAAGATCCCGCCGGGCTGCGGGCCGCGCCGGCAAAAGCAGCGATAGCAGATGCCGGCGGACTGGGTGGAGCGATACTAACCTCTCTGTTGGGATGAGGATATTTAACCTTGAGATAAAACAATGCCGCCAGGTGGACTATAATGCCAGATTTCGTAAGATGCCACAGCTGCGACAGGAGCGTCCCGGAGGATGAGGCCTTCGCGACAGAGGGCAAGACCCTCTGCGAGGACTGCTACATCGATCTGAGCAGCAGGATCCGGGCCTGTGATCCCTGGGGGGAGAGGTCGAAGAAGATCTACCGGGAGAGCCACGGCCTGGAGGGGACTGATGGATTGACTGATCTGCAAAAGGAGATATACGGGTATATCCAGTCCCAGGGCAGGGTCACCATGGCCGATATAAAGGCGAGGTTCAATCTATCTGAGGCTGAACTGAACAACCAGTTCGCCATTCTCAGGCACTGCCAGCTCCTGAAGGGGAAGAAAGAGGGAGATACTGTCTATATCGTTCTCTGGTAGATCGGCCTGTTAAAGGGCACTGCACATGGGGCACTGCATATAGGCTACTGCATATAGGCTACTGCATATAGGCTACTGCAGGTAGTTGTCGATACTCGTCAGCCTCTCAGCATCGCTCTTGCTGATGCTCGCATCTGCCATCACCCTCTCTTGGACCTCAATGGGGGCCTTGGCCCGCAGGGCCAGTGCCAGGCAATCGCTGGGCCGGGCATCGATCTCACTCTGCCGGGAGTCACTTCTGATGGTCAGCCGGGCATAGTAGATCCCTCCATCAAGGTCATCGATCAGCACATTAGTGATGCTGGCGGCGAGGCTCTCCAGGACGGAGATGAACAGATCATGGGTCATGGGCCGGGGGGCCAGCTCTCCACAGAGGGCATGATGGATGGAGATGGCCTCGGAGAGCCCCACGAATATGGGCACTATCCGCCCCCCCTCATCCTCCAGCAGAACCACCGGCGCTGGATTGCTCCCCTCTGACTCCGCTATATAAACTCCTTTGACCCTTACAGGGACTGGCGACTCCATACTACTGTCATGGTCGTTCATCTTATAAAACTCCGGTGATCAAAATACATCACACCCTATCTATGCCGATGCGCATGCATATGCCCTCGACATCCCACTCCTTCAGCAGGGAGCCGTGCATCTGCAGCCCCAGCCCCATCTCCAGATCAGCCGCCCGGACCTCTCCAGCGATGTGCTCCCTTCTCTGCACCACCAGATCGAGGATGGGCTTGCTCTCGATATCCACCACCGCCCGGATCTGGTCCTCTACCCGCAGATTCAGCTCCTTTCTCATATCCTGAATCCGGCGGATGATCTCCCGGCTGTAGGCCTCCGCCTCCAGCTCCGGGGTGAGGGTGATGTCCACATAGACGAGTCCCCGCGAGAACTCTGCAGCCGGCAGGTTCTCCGGAGGAAGCTCCCGGAATTGCACCATCTCGGGGGTGATAGAGTACTCCCGGCCCTGATGCCTCAAGACCGCCTGGCCGCTTCTGTCCAGATCTGATTTGACTGTGAAGGGATCGGCGGCGGCTATAGCCTCCACCACCAGCCTGGCCTCCCCCTTGTAGACCGGCCCGATCATCTTATGAACGGGAGAGATCTCCAGGTCCATTCTGGGCTTCTCACCTGGCGAGAGCAGGGTGATCCTTTTTGGAGTTGGTCTGCCCCCGGAGGACATCCTCCAGGCCCCCCAGGTCCAAAGCCTCTTTGGAGGGGGCGATTACAATCTCAGAAACCGGCCAGCGTAGCTTTCTCCCGCCTTTCTGCCGGGCATTGGAGGCGGCCATTGAGATCTCCCTTACCAGATCCATGCTCTCCTCCAGGCCCGTGTCGATCCATTTCTCATCCCCCCGGGGCCAGTCGCACATATGAACTGAGGGCCTGGCACTCCCGTCCAGGCCGCGCACCAGGTTCTGATAGATGGACTCGGCGATGAAGGGGGCGAAGGGGGCCATGAGCAGGGCGAGCTTGGTCAGGACCTCGTAGATGGTAGCATATGCGGCGAGCTTATCAGGATCATCCTGCTCAATCCAGGTTCTGGGCCGGACCAGTTGGATGTACCAGCGGCTGAGATCCTCCAGGATGAACTCGGATATGGCGCGGACGATGCGGTGCAGTTGATAGCCCTCCATCTCCTCTCTTATCACCTCTGCCAGACTGTTCGCCCGGGAGAGGATCCAGCGGTCCTCAGCTCGCAGGCTGCTTTGGTATAAGGAGAGATCCGCCTGCTTCAGATCGAAACCGTCCAGGACCATATAGGGAAGGGCGAAGCGATAAGCATTCCAGAAGATATTGATCATCCGGCTGGTGTTCTCCACCGCCTCCCAGGAGAAGTGCAGATCCTCCCAGGGGGCATTGGCTCCCAGCACATAGAAGCGCAGTATATCGGCACCGAACCTCTCCACCACCTCCTCTGGCTGGACGATGTTCCCTATGCTCTTGGACATCTTCCGCCCCTGATCGTCCAGGGTGAAGCCATGCATGAGAACGCTCTTATAGGGTGCCCGGCCAAAGGAGACCATTGAGGCCCCAAGCTGAGAATAAAACCAACCACGGGTCTGATCATGCCCCTCAGTGATGAAATCCGCCGGCCACCAGTCGTCAAACTCCTCCTTCTGGCTGGGGAATCTGAGTGTGGCCCAGGAGGCCACTGCACTGTCAAACCATACATCAAAGACATCCGGAGAGCGGTGCATCTTGCCTCCGCAGGGACAGTCCAGGAGGACTCCATCCACCTCCGGCCGGTGCAGGTCGGCGATCTCTCTGCCCGCCCTCTCCTCAAGCTCTGCTGCAGTGCCTATAACCTCCATGTGCTCGCAGTCAGGACAGCTCCAGATGGGCAGGGGGATGCCCCAGTACCTCTGCCTGGATATGCACCAGTCACGGGCATTGCTTATCCAGTCGGCAAACCTCGCCGATCCTGCCCACTCCGGATACCAGGTCACGCGGGAGATCTCATCGAGCATCTTATCTCGAAGATCGGATATCCGGAGGAACCACTGGTTGGTGGCGATGAAGATGATGGGGGTCTTGCAGCGCCAGCAGTGTCCATAGCGATGGGCCAGCCTTCCCTGGGCCAGGAGCTTGCCTCTCTCCTCCAGGTCATCGATGACAATGCTGTCCGCCTCCTTGACATACTGGCCCTGATATCTCTCTCCCGCCCCGGCGGTGTACCTGCCATCCTCGCCCACCGGGCAGAATATCTCCAGATGGTGCTCCATCCCCAGCTCATAGTCCTCCAGGCCGTGCCCAGGTGCGATGTGCACGCAGCCGGTGTTCTCAGCAGTGACGAAGTCCGCAGCATAGACGCCATGATCTATCTCCCTTTGTCTGGGGATCAGATCGAGCAGAGGATGCTCGTAGCTCAGCCTTTGCATATCATCGGCTGATAGCTCCTGCAGGAGCTCATAGTCCTGGTAGCGCCCAGTGCGGAGGACGGAGTCGACAAGCTCTGAGGCCATGATCAGGATCTCAGACCTTCCATCCTTCCAGGCTCTGACCCGGGAATAATGGAATGCGGGATTGACCGCCACTGCCACATTGGCGGGAATAGTCCAGGGGGTGGTGGTCCAGATCACTATGTAGGTGTTCTCCTCTCCGATCAGCGGGAATTTGACGTAGATCGAGTAGTCGGTCTCATCCCAGTACTCCACCTCCGAGTCGGCAATGGCCGTCTGGCAGCGGGGGCACCAGTTGACCACCCTTGAGCCCCTCTCCAGGAGGTTATGCTCATGCGCCCTCTTCAGCGCCCACCAGGCAGCCTCAAGATACTCATTCTTAAGGGTCATGTAGGGGTCGTCCCAGTCCAGCCAGGCTCCCAGGATCTTGAATTGTCCTGTCATGTCATCCATCTGTTGGAGGGCAAACTCCTTGCACCTCTGGATGAACTTGTCCACCCCATAGGCCTCGATATCCCTTTTGTTGCGGAAGCCGAAGGACTCCTCCACCTTCACCTCAATGGGCAGGCCGTGCATATCCCAGCCCGCCCGGTCCTTGACCTCAAAGCCATTCATGGATCGGTATCGCAAGACGGAGTCCTTGATCACCTTGTTCCAGGCGGTTCCCAGGTGAATGCGGCCTGTGGTATAGGGCGGCCCGTCCACAAAGAAGAATCTCTTGCCCCCCAGCCTCAACTCTCGAACCTTGCGGTATGCATCCGTTCGCTCCCACAGCGATCTTACCTCATTCTCAAGATCTTGCGCATTATACTGTCCCGCCACCTCACAGATCACTTGCAATCCTCCGAAAAACGATTGGCATCCATGTAGCTCCTCTATATTTAGCCTTTGTTGCCCACCTTGCAGGAAGATTCAGGGAGGAATATTGATATACAGATAGCCCAAACCCCGTAACTGAGGGGTTGCATATCAAAGAGGAGATCTGGATAGAGAAGTACCGCCCGGAGAGGCTGGACGACATCGTGGGCCAGGACGAGATAATCCGCCGTCTGAAGTCCTATGTGAAGACACGGAACCTGCCCCATCTTCTGTTCTCCGGGCCCCCGGGGGTGGGCAAGACCGCCGCCTCCATCTCCATCGTCAAAGAGATCTTCGGCGAGGGCTGGCGGAATAACTTCATTGAATTGAATGCCAGCGATGAACGGGGCATAGATGTCATCCGCCATAAGGTGAAGGACTTCGCCCGGATGGCCCCCCTGGGCAAGGCGGATTTCAAGGTGATATTTCTGGATGAGGCCGATGCCCTGACCAATGATGCCCAGAGCGCCCTGCGCCGGACCATGGAGAGATACTCCGCCACCACCAGGTTCATCCTCTCCTGCAACTACTCCTCCAAGATCATCGAGCCCATTCAATCCCGCTGTGCAGTCTACCGCTTCAAGCCTCTCTCCGCTGATGCAGTGAGAAAGAGGATCGGATTCATTGCCTCTGAGGAGAAGCTAAAGGTATCAGAGGGCGGTCTGTCCGCCATAGAGTATGTTGCTGGGGGCGATATGAGAAGGGCGATCAACGCCCTGCAAGCAGCAGCCCTCTTGGGCGACGAGGTGGATGAGGAGACGATCTACCAGATCACATCCACTGCCAGGCCAGAGGAGATCAGGAGCTTCATCAAGACGGCGATATCAGGAGACTTTGTGGGGGCGCGCGCCATGCTGGACGATCTATTGCTCTCCAAAGGCCTCTCCGGCCAGGATGTGGTGGTCCAGATCCACCGGGCAATGCTGGACTTGGAGGATGTTGCAGACCGGGACAGGACAAAGCTGATCGATCGCATCGGTGAGATCGATTTCCGCATGACGGAGGGGGCAAACGAGAGGATTCAGCTCGAGGCCCTGCTGGCATACTTCGCCCTGATGGCCCCAGAGAAGAGATGATCCAGCATCATTTTAGATTGACCTGCCAGGCTGCTCAGCCCTTGAGGACCGGCGTTCTGCTCTGTTCAAGAGCTTCTCTCAGCTCCTCGATTCTCACCGGTTTTGATACATAGTCATCCATCCCTGCATTCAGGCACACCTCTCTGTCCCCTTTCATGGCATGAGCAGTCATGGCGATGATATAGGGCTGCTGGCAGGGGGTACGGCGTATGCTCCTGGTCGCCTCCAGGCCGTCCATTTCCGGCATCTGCACATCCATCAGCACCACATCATAGGGGCGTCTCTTCAGCGCTGCCAGGACCTCCCGGCCATCAGCGGCGACATCCGCCCGATAGCCCAGCCGCTCCAGCATGCGCACCGCCACCTTCTGATTGATCACATTGTCCTCGGCGAGCAGTATTCTCAGGCTCTTGGGGATGTGCCGCTCGGATAGGTCAAGGGATATCTCAGGCAGCTTCTTCTTGGGCTTGGGATGAGGTTGCTCTGAGGCCTCAGCCCGAATGGTGAAGCAGAAGCTGGATCCCTCTCCTGGGGTGCTCTCCGCCCAGATGTCACCGCCCATCAGCTCAGACAGATGCTTGCAGATGGCCAGGCCCAGCCCTGTTCCGCCATACTTGCGGGTGGTGGAGGCATCCACCTGGCTGAAGGACTGGAAGAGCCGGCTCATCCTGTCCTGGGATATGCCAATGCCAGAGTCCTTCACCTGGAACTGGATCTCATAGCCATCCTCCACCGGCAGGGCGGATACATCCACCCGGACGAAGCCCTTCTCAGTGAACTTGACTGCATTGCCCAGGAGATTGACCAGGATCTGCCCGAGCCTGGTCAGATCGCCCAGAAGGTACCTGGGAACAGTGGGCTTGACCTCATAGGAGAGGGCGAGCCCCTTGCGGGCGGCGGCTTCAGCCACCATGTTGATTGAGCCCTCCAGGCACTCGATGAGGTCGAAGCACTCATTCTCCAGCTCCATCATCCCCCCCTCGATCTTGGAGAAGTCCAGGATGTCGCTGATGACCTTGAGCAGGGAATCACCGCTGCTGCGAATGGTCTCGATATAGTCCCTCTGCACAGGGTCGATATTGGTATTGAGAAGAAGGTCGGTGAAGCCGATCACTGCATTCATGGGGGTGCGGATCTCATGGCTCATATTGGCCAGGAACTCGGACTTGGCTTTTGTAGCCGATTCCGCCCTCTCTTTGGCCTCACGAAGGTCCTGTTCCACCCTCTTTCTCTCTGTGAGATCGTTGCTCACAGAGACTATTCCAATCCGCCTTCCCCGATTATCGCAGATGGTGCTGAAGGCATGAGAGGAGGGAAACAGGCTGCCGTTCTTCCTCCTGGCCAGGCACTCGCATTCCCGGTAGCCCTGGGCGAGGATCTCCTCCATCAGATCCTCCTGGGCGGATCTATTATCCAGAGGAATGATGGTATCCTTGATCCTCTGCCCCAGCACCTCTTCTGCCTTCCACTGGTAGAGGGATTCAGCAAACCGGTTCCAGTAGACTATCCTCCCATCCAGGTCGGTAGCAATAACAGCATTCCTGACCTGATCGAGCAATGAGGCCTGGAATGCTACCCTCTCCTCCGCCTCCTTCCTCTCAGTGATATCCTGTCCCTGGGCAATGGTGGCAATTACCCGGCTTCTGCTCTCATCGTAGATGTTGGCTGAGTTCCAAAGAACAGTCCTCACAACTCCACTCTGATGGAGTATGGGTATCTCCAATGCATCCCAGCTCTCTCCGGAGAGGGTTCGGCGGATATAGGCGAACGACTCCGCCCGGCTCTCATCCGGAAAGAGGATCCCCAGCGATTGGCCCAAGACCTCCTCCGCCAGCCGGCCGGTCAGCCTCTCGAAGGCATGGTTGAAGCGGGTGATGCAGAAGTTGGGATCCCAGACGATGATGGGGGCATTGGCATGGCCGAGGAGGTTCTCCAGATAGTCCCCCGTCTCCCGCAGCTCGGCAGCAGCTCGCTTAAGCTCCTCAGAAGAGCGCTTGTTTTCAGTTACGTCGTTGCCGATGCACAGGACCTCTATCACCTCTCCCCGCTCATTCAAGACCAGCCTGTGGGTCCAGGCGATCCAGACTCGCTCTTTGGTGGCTCTTATGTTCTCCGTTATCTGTGAGGAGCATTCCTCTGGATGCTCTCTTATATGCCGGATTATCTCATCGAGATTGCAGCCCTCCCCCCCCGGCGGAAAGATGGTCTCAGATATAGCCCGTCCCAGAATATCCTCCTCTTTGTAGCCGAAGAAATGCAGGCCGAACTTATTGATGAACCTGACAGCTCCACTGGTGTCCACCCGGATGATGACGCTGCTTGAGCTCTCTACCAGCTCCCGGTACTTCTCCTCGCTCTCCCGGAGGGCGGATTCTGCCTCGAAACGATCGATGAATCCCCCTATGGCGCTGGCCATGGTCATCAGTATCGAGGCCTCGCCCCAGCTCCAGACCCTCTCACGCTTGCGGTCCTCGAAGCCGATGAAGCCCCAGAAGCGGTCTATAGTGGATATTGGGGCGATCAGGAATGATAACACCCCCAGGTTCTCCAATGCCTCCCTCGCCGATGGGGGCAGATCACGGCTCCTTCCCCGGAGGGGCATCCCTCCGGAGAGGATCTCAAACCACTGAGGAATAGAGCTGTATGCCCTGTAGCCCTGATCAGGATGGTGAATCCTGGCTGGGCCAGCACCTTCCTCATTGCCAGCATATCCCTCATCGTCAGATATCCATTCATACCGGAGCCAGATCTGATCTCCGCCCTCTTCATCCAGATAATGCTCATAGATGCAGGCCCGATCCACATTGGCCGAGCAGCCCAGCATCTCCAGGGATTGGGTAAGGGCGACATCCATCTCCTCTGTGATCAGGAGCTGATTTGCGGCCAGGGTGGCTCCTGCCATGATCCTGTCCCTCCCCCGCAGGTCCTCATTTGATCCCGGATGGGCTATCCCACAGCTCACATCTCCGGAAAAACGATGCCCTCCCTCCTTCTCTTCCCCGGGGGGCGAAGGCTCTCTAAATGTGATTATGGATCTGCCTTCACCCCCCTGCCCCTGCATGGGGGCGATGGAGTACTCTACCCTCCTTCCCTGCAGATCGGCATCACCCCTATGGATCGAGCAGTCAGAGCTCCTGGCGCTCTCCAGGATTCCTGTGCATAGATCCTTCAGAATCTCGCATCCTCTGCCGGGGGCCAGCCCCTTCATAGATCCTGCCAGCATCTCTGCTGCAGGATTGGAGTAGAGGATCGCCCCGGACTGGTCGCAGATGCATATTCCATCCTCCAGGGCCTCCAGGGCGGACTGAAGCATCCTCTCAAGGCTCATGCAGATCGCCCCAGCAGGACTGCACGCACTGGAGATGCCTCAGCATCCTTCATCTTCAGGGGAAGGCATATCAACCAGTATCTTCCGGGGAGAACAGCATCGAGATCGATCCCCTCCAGTATCAGGATGTCGTTCTTCAGCAGAATATTGTGGACAGGGAGTGAATCATCCTCATACCGGTCCACTGAGAGATAATCGATTCCCACCAGGCCGGCTCCCAGAGTTATGCACATCTTTGCCGCAGGCATGGAGAGGTAGACGTATTCATCCCGGAATACAGGCTCGTGCATCAGCCCCCGGGAGGAGTTGCTGGTCTTGAAGAGGATGGCCTCTCCCTTCAGGATGCTGGCATTCTGCAATGCTTCAGCGGGGATGGCATGGCAATCCTGGGCGGCGATCACCAGGGCCGGGGTTATGAACCTGCCCGAAGGATAGCTGTCCAGAGGGGGGCCGTCCCTGAGAGTATGAGAGGGAGAGTCGATATGAGTCCCGGCATGAGAGCCCAGGGAGAGATGGGAGAGGCGATAGCCCGATCCCCCCTCCAATCCCGCTCTCCACTGCCTGAGAGGGGGGCTGTCTCCCGGATAGAGGGGAGAGCTCTCTATGGGCACACTGATATCATGCAGCTCTTTGCTCAGCAGCGCATCATAAATGGCAGGCATTTGCTGTCCAGGCAATCGAATTCCCAGATCATCCAGGGGTTATTCGCTCATAAGTATTCTCACTTGTGCGGGTATGGAGCATCATCTCCTCTCCAGGACCCGGATGAGATGATAGCCGAACTGGGATTTGACCGGGCCGATGACCTTTCCCTTCTCCCCCTCGAAGGCGGCCTTCTCAAACTCAGGGACCATTCTGCCCCTGCCAAACCAGCCTAAGTCTCCGCCGTCCTTGCCCGATGGGCACTGCGAGTGCTTGCGGGCCATCTCCGCGAAGCTCGCCCGCCCGGCTGCCAGCAGCTCTTTGAGCTCTAAGGCCTTCTTCTCCGTCTTGCACAGTATGTGTGCAGCATGGACTTCTTTTGTCATGGGCTGGGCGTATGAATGAGATGGGATAAAAAGTATTCCCGGCAACATTGAGCTTTTCAGCAGATCTAAGGCAGGATCTCCTGTACCCTTCCCACCCGGCCGTCCTCCAGCCTCACCTTTATGCCATGAGGATGAAAAGAGGAGGTGGTGAGGATGGCCTTCACAATCCCGCGCGTTCTCTTTCCGCTGCGCTGATCCTTCTTCAAGACCACCTCCACCACCAGGCCGGGCCGGATATCCAGGCGGTTCTTGCCGCTATTGGCTGGCATCAAGCCCAGCTCTCTTCGGGCCCATTTATCTAGTCTTTGCCCGGGGTTTGCTCTTCCCCAATCTCTCCATCTCTCATTTCATTCCGCTCGGCTTATCTCATTCCATCCTATTCCACCTCATCCCATTCCATCCTATTCCACCTCATTCCATTCCACTCTATTCCACCTCATTCCATTCCGCCCGATCATCCTGCCCATCCTCGCTATCAAGTGCACAGCCCCGCCTTCAAAGGCAATCTTTATAAGGAGAGAGGTGCAGCAAGATCTCTGCGCAGAGTGCTGCCCTGTCCGGTGAAGGCCAGGCGATGTCCAGGGTGAAGCAGTGCTCTGGCAGATTGAGCCTCCCTGTGCCAAGGTGGCGGAGCGGCTACGCAAATGCCTGCAGAGCATTACTACTCCGGTTCGAATCCGGACCTTGGCTTCCTCATCTTCAATGATTTTTCAATCTTTCATC
Coding sequences within:
- a CDS encoding STT3 domain-containing protein, whose product is MDQGRRSEPLELIAVIFFGLILKLFAGRNSLTEDGIMLPGYDEYYHMRRIVHGAGSFPDVLWFDSYLNYPHGLSISWPPLFDQISAALCIILGQNTIAGVEMTAAFVPVVIGLLALVVVYYMMRELFDHRVALLSSIMAALAPYYLLYTMVAATDHHSLEVFLQLLSLLFLILAVSRPQRRWLFASASGVALAALAYTWQGADVYLGAYLLIAAVALSLELRDGSPLRVAPTLLAAFILALLLVLPYRDTLWMSPSFLGLAAILAALAIMLALALLLVRRGASWKAFPLAILVASLALILLSRPLGGLFGLESLIRMGLGYIWGGGMIGLIGEAEPLIYNMETFSQVMFSWLGLNILLSLAGAAATMIYLRGVKGEGRQALLLFLMWAVYSLVLTFGQSRFLYLSTIYMGMLISILAFYILDNLKKSWEEEGKKTPRSLAAAVILVLILPTAIGAISFAQSTPPAVAGDWYESLLWLKENSNTTSFYADPREAPEYSVMSWWDYGNWILYLSERAVVANNFQSGVEDAVRFYLTESESEAAGIMDSRGARYVFADYSIAYGKLASLAEWGGEDVNSYMLREDRGDQVSLIHTGKFFDTTLGRLYLVDGTGMGRFRLIYESQTLLGGNPGKSKVKIFQYVPGALLRIHAGPDQKAGALLNMSSNRERKFVYINQATWNGDVLELRVPYSTEKSYETHALDPYLVFSGNEAGVKTQMVEVSEEDVLLGRSIDITF
- a CDS encoding nitrous oxide reductase family maturation protein NosD gives rise to the protein MAPEGADHSSIQQALNNASDGDVIEVQSGHYIEHVHVLHSVALIGLDTGGGRPVVDANKSSTAITLRANGTRIEGFNLTGSGGCGCGNAGILVDSSDNIIRNNILYKNRYGIYIEEGAVNNTIYGNDFLENRVPASDTGGNRWSMEVKEGGLLGLFKAAKPMGNHYSDYDEPDEGCNDTNLDGFCDEARMIGKGPGIDEHPLTAPVNV
- a CDS encoding bifunctional nuclease family protein encodes the protein MESPVPVRVKGVYIAESEGSNPAPVVLLEDEGGRIVPIFVGLSEAISIHHALCGELAPRPMTHDLFISVLESLAASITNVLIDDLDGGIYYARLTIRSDSRQSEIDARPSDCLALALRAKAPIEVQERVMADASISKSDAERLTSIDNYLQ
- a CDS encoding replication factor C small subunit, yielding MHIKEEIWIEKYRPERLDDIVGQDEIIRRLKSYVKTRNLPHLLFSGPPGVGKTAASISIVKEIFGEGWRNNFIELNASDERGIDVIRHKVKDFARMAPLGKADFKVIFLDEADALTNDAQSALRRTMERYSATTRFILSCNYSSKIIEPIQSRCAVYRFKPLSADAVRKRIGFIASEEKLKVSEGGLSAIEYVAGGDMRRAINALQAAALLGDEVDEETIYQITSTARPEEIRSFIKTAISGDFVGARAMLDDLLLSKGLSGQDVVVQIHRAMLDLEDVADRDRTKLIDRIGEIDFRMTEGANERIQLEALLAYFALMAPEKR
- a CDS encoding PAS domain S-box protein, whose product is MSLERMLQSALEALEDGICICDQSGAILYSNPAAEMLAGSMKGLAPGRGCEILKDLCTGILESARSSDCSIHRGDADLQGRRVEYSIAPMQGQGGEGRSIITFREPSPPGEEKEGGHRFSGDVSCGIAHPGSNEDLRGRDRIMAGATLAANQLLITEEMDVALTQSLEMLGCSANVDRACIYEHYLDEEGGDQIWLRYEWISDDEGYAGNEEGAGPARIHHPDQGYRAYSSIPQWFEILSGGMPLRGRSRDLPPSAREALENLGVLSFLIAPISTIDRFWGFIGFEDRKRERVWSWGEASILMTMASAIGGFIDRFEAESALRESEEKYRELVESSSSVIIRVDTSGAVRFINKFGLHFFGYKEEDILGRAISETIFPPGGEGCNLDEIIRHIREHPEECSSQITENIRATKERVWIAWTHRLVLNERGEVIEVLCIGNDVTENKRSSEELKRAAAELRETGDYLENLLGHANAPIIVWDPNFCITRFNHAFERLTGRLAEEVLGQSLGILFPDESRAESFAYIRRTLSGESWDALEIPILHQSGVVRTVLWNSANIYDESRSRVIATIAQGQDITERKEAEERVAFQASLLDQVRNAVIATDLDGRIVYWNRFAESLYQWKAEEVLGQRIKDTIIPLDNRSAQEDLMEEILAQGYRECECLARRKNGSLFPSSHAFSTICDNRGRRIGIVSVSNDLTERKRVEQDLREAKERAESATKAKSEFLANMSHEIRTPMNAVIGFTDLLLNTNIDPVQRDYIETIRSSGDSLLKVISDILDFSKIEGGMMELENECFDLIECLEGSINMVAEAAARKGLALSYEVKPTVPRYLLGDLTRLGQILVNLLGNAVKFTEKGFVRVDVSALPVEDGYEIQFQVKDSGIGISQDRMSRLFQSFSQVDASTTRKYGGTGLGLAICKHLSELMGGDIWAESTPGEGSSFCFTIRAEASEQPHPKPKKKLPEISLDLSERHIPKSLRILLAEDNVINQKVAVRMLERLGYRADVAADGREVLAALKRRPYDVVLMDVQMPEMDGLEATRSIRRTPCQQPYIIAMTAHAMKGDREVCLNAGMDDYVSKPVRIEELREALEQSRTPVLKG